The Cohnella abietis genome has a segment encoding these proteins:
- a CDS encoding AAA family ATPase: MKPIRLSMTAFGPYRDTETIDFSLLEDRRLFVISGNTGAGKTTIFDAICFALYGTASGEDRAETRMLRSHFAAEDVYTAVDYHFSVGKRTYRIFRQMAHRRGSNKSETGGKAELYETTSGTEVPCIDRFTVSDVNTKMESVIGLTREQFSQIVMLPQGEFRKLLTSDTENKEEILRRIFRTGLYQKLEDRFQQQHRELQDALKQAKAMQEVYVKQAQETLPQREESSLTATLQQEFSSMVQVTEGLVQESSYYEAKASEAELGKITITKRLNEQEAALHVALALENRFAQLAEKRTQLEQLDARKSEVSESERLVHLAEQAARLEPYEEQAIIAKRQLELKRAQHERKLQEVSDAERGYTSAEEKHRVEAALEPERKEAELELGRLVELKPVVLTLEERRFEVARLQADEKLISSKKDTVEQQLVALREEKRSKAEQLKLAETEAANLPDKLEQYERMKNKYKLLKELSDLDKRIAEFAKHEAEQEQVAQRFRTAHDMLESQWLEGQAGLLSTHLHDGKPCPVCGSEEHPQKAISISTIPSREELQAAKEKLRKAEQELSEAKAQAAAAGTGRNERVSYIDEYGITGEPFAEQLLGAEAAGKQLRAETDHLKQQAERLQLLRQEGEKLDVQLDKLQAEREQLLARQHELSVDRSAKESVLNNELDRIPESLRLPQQLMARIEEQAALSKKLNEAWSHAQKLLQQAQTRLVEEKANAGQMAIQLEESIEQSKQSNVRFDEELARSGFETSESYIASKLPESDRNKLSRLIEEFKSLLASLLHQIAELERELAGQARPVLALFQEAIVGLKGQLEQITSELLTAQRYRQEAQRLLTAITKALEQFQELELKQQQVTDIYQMLKGDNPLKISFERYILIEFLEQILHAANARLLDLSNGQFTLQRSERLEIRGKQSGLGLDVYDSYTGQNRDVKSMSGGEKFNASLCLALGMTDVIQAYQGGVSIEMMFIDEGFGSLDEDSLNKAITTLIDLQRSGRMIGVISHVQELKQAFPAILEVSKTKEGHSRTEIIVK; this comes from the coding sequence ATGAAGCCGATACGATTAAGCATGACCGCTTTCGGTCCTTATCGCGATACGGAGACGATTGATTTCAGCTTACTTGAGGATCGACGCTTGTTCGTTATTTCCGGTAACACGGGGGCAGGCAAAACAACGATTTTCGATGCTATCTGCTTTGCTTTATATGGAACGGCTAGCGGTGAGGATCGAGCAGAAACAAGGATGCTACGTAGTCATTTTGCGGCAGAGGATGTTTATACGGCGGTTGATTATCATTTTTCGGTAGGTAAGCGTACATACCGTATTTTTCGCCAGATGGCGCATCGTCGGGGCTCGAACAAGAGTGAAACAGGTGGCAAAGCGGAGCTCTATGAGACGACGTCGGGAACGGAAGTTCCTTGTATCGATAGGTTTACTGTATCAGATGTCAATACGAAAATGGAATCTGTCATTGGGCTGACAAGGGAGCAATTTAGCCAGATTGTTATGCTGCCACAGGGTGAATTTCGCAAATTACTGACCTCGGATACGGAAAATAAAGAGGAGATTTTGCGACGTATTTTCCGGACGGGATTGTATCAGAAGCTAGAGGATCGGTTCCAGCAGCAGCATCGCGAGCTTCAAGATGCGCTTAAGCAGGCTAAGGCGATGCAGGAAGTTTATGTGAAGCAGGCTCAGGAAACATTGCCACAACGGGAAGAAAGCTCACTGACGGCTACTTTGCAGCAGGAATTTAGCAGCATGGTACAGGTGACAGAAGGCTTGGTTCAGGAAAGCAGTTATTACGAGGCTAAGGCATCTGAAGCTGAGCTTGGGAAAATAACAATTACCAAGCGATTGAATGAGCAGGAAGCTGCTCTTCATGTGGCGCTCGCTCTGGAAAATCGCTTTGCGCAGCTCGCAGAGAAGCGAACTCAGCTGGAGCAATTGGACGCTAGGAAATCTGAGGTGAGCGAGAGTGAAAGACTTGTTCACCTGGCAGAGCAGGCTGCTAGATTAGAGCCCTACGAGGAACAGGCGATCATTGCTAAGCGTCAGCTGGAGCTGAAACGAGCGCAACACGAACGAAAGCTTCAGGAAGTGTCGGATGCGGAGCGTGGATATACTTCGGCGGAAGAGAAGCATCGGGTTGAAGCAGCGCTTGAACCGGAACGTAAGGAAGCGGAGCTTGAGCTTGGGCGATTAGTGGAGCTTAAGCCAGTGGTCCTTACGCTAGAGGAACGCAGGTTTGAGGTGGCAAGGCTTCAAGCAGATGAGAAGCTGATTTCCTCTAAGAAGGACACAGTGGAGCAGCAGCTTGTAGCATTGCGTGAAGAAAAGCGAAGCAAGGCCGAGCAGCTCAAGCTTGCGGAGACGGAAGCCGCGAATCTACCGGATAAGCTAGAGCAATATGAGCGGATGAAAAACAAATACAAGCTATTGAAGGAATTGTCAGACCTAGACAAGCGCATTGCCGAGTTCGCCAAGCATGAGGCTGAACAGGAGCAGGTAGCGCAGCGATTCAGAACGGCTCATGACATGCTAGAGTCTCAGTGGCTTGAAGGCCAAGCAGGCCTTCTGTCTACTCATCTGCATGACGGTAAGCCCTGTCCTGTGTGCGGTAGCGAGGAGCACCCTCAGAAGGCGATATCCATTTCAACTATTCCTTCAAGGGAAGAGCTTCAAGCGGCTAAGGAAAAGCTGCGTAAAGCTGAGCAGGAGCTAAGTGAAGCGAAGGCTCAGGCAGCTGCAGCGGGTACTGGCAGGAATGAACGGGTTTCTTATATTGACGAATATGGGATAACTGGGGAGCCTTTTGCAGAACAATTGTTAGGGGCAGAGGCAGCGGGCAAGCAGCTTCGTGCGGAAACGGATCATCTGAAGCAGCAGGCGGAAAGATTGCAGCTGCTAAGACAGGAAGGAGAGAAGCTGGATGTTCAGCTTGATAAGCTCCAAGCTGAGCGGGAGCAGCTTCTTGCTCGTCAGCATGAGCTTTCTGTCGATAGAAGTGCGAAGGAATCTGTGCTTAACAATGAGTTAGACCGAATTCCAGAGTCGTTAAGATTACCTCAGCAGCTTATGGCACGGATTGAAGAGCAGGCAGCTTTGTCTAAGAAGCTCAATGAAGCGTGGAGCCATGCTCAGAAGCTGCTACAGCAGGCGCAAACACGGCTTGTCGAGGAGAAGGCGAATGCTGGACAGATGGCTATTCAGCTAGAAGAATCGATCGAGCAAAGCAAGCAAAGTAATGTGCGGTTTGATGAGGAGCTTGCCCGATCTGGGTTTGAGACTTCAGAATCTTATATTGCTTCAAAGCTGCCTGAGTCGGATAGGAATAAGCTAAGTAGACTCATTGAGGAATTCAAATCCTTACTTGCTTCCCTGCTCCATCAGATTGCTGAGCTTGAGAGGGAATTAGCTGGCCAAGCTCGCCCTGTATTGGCGCTGTTTCAAGAAGCGATTGTCGGGTTGAAGGGGCAGCTAGAGCAAATTACCTCTGAGCTTCTCACTGCTCAGAGATATAGGCAAGAGGCGCAGCGACTTCTGACTGCGATTACGAAGGCTTTAGAGCAGTTCCAAGAGCTGGAGCTGAAGCAGCAGCAGGTAACGGACATCTATCAGATGCTGAAGGGCGATAATCCGCTAAAAATATCGTTCGAGCGCTACATATTGATCGAGTTTCTAGAGCAAATTCTTCATGCAGCGAACGCTAGGCTGCTAGATTTGTCCAACGGTCAATTTACGCTGCAGCGTAGCGAACGCTTGGAAATTCGGGGGAAGCAGAGCGGTCTTGGTCTAGACGTCTATGACTCGTATACCGGACAGAACCGGGATGTGAAGTCCATGTCCGGGGGAGAGAAATTTAACGCTTCGCTTTGTTTGGCTCTTGGGATGACGGATGTTATCCAAGCTTATCAGGGCGGTGTATCCATCGAGATGATGTTCATTGACGAGGGTTTTGGCTCATTGGACGAGGATTCCTTGAACAAAGCGATCACGACGCTGATCGACCTTCAGCGATCCGGTCGCATGATCGGGGTCATCTCCCATGTTCAGGAGCTGAAGCAGGCGTTCCCTGCGATACTAGAAGTGAGCAAAACCAAAGAAGGCCACAGCCGCACGGAAATAATCGTGAAGTAG
- a CDS encoding DUF423 domain-containing protein gives MNKYIRIGALTAMLSVVLGAFGAHMLEDRLSADAMDVFDTAVQYHMFHAVGILLIALLMDRVPSQKLAIWAARLLLIGIIIFSGSLYALAFSGLKILGAITPIGGVAFIAGWICMAISARPNAKK, from the coding sequence ATGAATAAGTATATAAGAATCGGGGCTCTTACCGCTATGCTTTCAGTTGTTTTAGGTGCCTTTGGCGCACATATGCTGGAGGATCGATTATCAGCGGATGCTATGGATGTGTTCGATACTGCTGTCCAGTATCATATGTTTCACGCTGTTGGTATTTTGCTGATTGCCTTGTTAATGGATCGTGTGCCCTCGCAAAAGCTTGCTATATGGGCAGCAAGATTGCTGTTAATAGGTATTATCATTTTTTCTGGCAGTCTCTATGCTTTGGCGTTCAGTGGTTTAAAAATACTTGGTGCAATAACTCCTATTGGAGGAGTTGCGTTTATTGCAGGCTGGATTTGTATGGCGATTTCTGCACGTCCTAACGCAAAGAAATAG
- a CDS encoding MFS transporter, with protein MNQQLTHENVAQSGKGSFPLALFSLTAGAFAIGMTEFVIMGILPNVANDLSVSIPKAGQLITSYALGVAIGAPILAIATNRLPQKKLLCLLMVLFIIGNVIAAVAPSYTILMVARLISALAHGTFFGVGSVIAANLVRPNRQAAAVSMMMAGLTVANIVGVPLGTFIGQNLGWRSSFGAVVIMGVISLIGIMALIPDVRQDKSSSAIRQIRALMQPKLLLILLTGAIGCSSLFTVFTYIAPLLQDVTGFAEHSVTWILILFGFGVTIGNILGGKLADWKLMPTLVGGFGALSLILALFAMIDEIPVAAVITIFIWGVAAFTVLPGLQVRIMSLAKDAPALASTSNHSALNFGNAGGAFLGGLVITHLGLPALPWVGALLSLIGMLLAYIVYRWDKATRLSV; from the coding sequence ATGGGCATTTTACCGAATGTAGCAAATGACCTAAGCGTTAGTATCCCAAAGGCGGGGCAGTTAATTACTAGCTATGCTCTTGGTGTGGCAATTGGTGCTCCAATATTAGCGATTGCTACTAATCGGCTTCCCCAGAAGAAACTGCTTTGCTTGTTAATGGTTCTCTTTATTATTGGTAATGTCATTGCAGCCGTTGCACCCAGCTATACTATTCTAATGGTGGCTAGACTAATTAGTGCCTTAGCCCATGGGACATTTTTCGGTGTGGGATCGGTCATTGCGGCTAATTTGGTTCGTCCTAATAGACAGGCGGCAGCAGTCTCGATGATGATGGCGGGTTTGACGGTAGCCAATATTGTTGGTGTTCCTCTAGGTACCTTCATTGGTCAGAATCTAGGCTGGCGATCCTCCTTTGGTGCAGTTGTCATTATGGGTGTCATATCATTAATAGGAATCATGGCTCTTATCCCCGACGTTCGTCAGGACAAATCGTCAAGCGCAATTCGGCAAATTCGTGCGCTAATGCAGCCTAAGTTATTGTTGATATTGCTTACTGGGGCTATTGGATGTTCTAGCTTGTTTACCGTATTTACGTATATTGCTCCGCTGCTTCAAGACGTGACGGGTTTTGCAGAGCATAGTGTGACTTGGATTCTAATCCTCTTCGGATTTGGAGTCACGATCGGTAATATTCTCGGAGGTAAGCTTGCAGATTGGAAGCTCATGCCTACTTTAGTAGGAGGATTTGGAGCACTTTCCCTTATTCTCGCTTTGTTTGCTATGATAGATGAAATTCCGGTGGCTGCGGTCATCACTATTTTCATCTGGGGAGTAGCTGCTTTCACTGTCCTTCCAGGCTTGCAGGTTCGAATCATGTCACTAGCTAAGGATGCACCTGCTCTAGCGTCTACTTCCAACCACTCTGCTCTGAATTTCGGGAACGCAGGCGGGGCATTTCTTGGAGGACTGGTTATCACGCATTTAGGCTTACCTGCATTACCATGGGTTGGAGCTCTACTCTCGTTAATTGGAATGCTACTTGCCTACATTGTATATCGCTGGGATAAAGCAACAAGATTGTCCGTATGA
- the yhbH gene encoding sporulation protein YhbH: MNHPSFILSREDWSLHRKGYQDQARHQQKVRDAIKQNLPDLISEENIVMSDGRQIIKIPIRSLDEYHFVYNTNKKKHVGQGDGESQVGDVIGVDPTPAGGKGEGAGSDPGDDVVEAEISIAELETMLFEELELPYLKKKEKEQIEVTDVRFTDVRRKGIMSNIDKKRTILENLRRNARDGKSEIGGISPDDLRFKTWEEIVKPQNNAVILAMMDTSGSMGSFEKYCARSFFFWMNRFLRRQYEKVDIVFIAHHTEAKEVTEEEFFTRGESGGTICSSAYVKALEIIDSRYPPSLYNIYPFHFSDGDNLTSDNERCVRLIKELLERSNIFGYGEVNQYNRSSTLMSAYKHIEHQQFLYYVIKEKAEIYQALKTFFRKREGTA, from the coding sequence ATGAATCATCCCTCGTTTATTCTCTCCCGGGAAGATTGGTCTTTGCACCGCAAAGGCTATCAGGATCAAGCTCGTCATCAACAGAAAGTCCGTGACGCTATTAAGCAAAATTTGCCCGATTTAATTTCCGAAGAAAATATTGTTATGTCAGATGGGCGCCAAATTATTAAAATCCCCATCCGCAGCCTGGATGAGTATCATTTTGTATATAACACGAACAAGAAGAAGCATGTCGGGCAAGGTGATGGGGAAAGCCAGGTCGGTGATGTAATCGGAGTTGATCCCACTCCAGCAGGTGGTAAGGGTGAAGGCGCTGGCTCGGATCCCGGGGATGACGTGGTTGAAGCTGAGATCTCTATCGCTGAGCTTGAGACGATGTTATTTGAAGAGCTTGAGCTTCCTTACTTAAAGAAGAAGGAAAAAGAGCAAATCGAAGTGACTGATGTTCGGTTTACCGACGTTAGGCGCAAGGGCATCATGTCCAACATCGATAAGAAACGAACAATACTCGAAAACCTGCGGCGCAATGCAAGAGACGGGAAATCCGAGATTGGTGGCATTAGCCCCGATGATCTGCGTTTTAAAACTTGGGAGGAAATTGTTAAACCGCAAAATAACGCCGTCATTCTAGCCATGATGGATACATCCGGCTCGATGGGCAGCTTCGAAAAATATTGTGCTAGGAGCTTCTTCTTCTGGATGAATCGGTTTTTGAGACGGCAGTATGAGAAGGTTGATATTGTATTTATCGCTCATCATACGGAAGCGAAGGAAGTGACTGAGGAGGAATTCTTCACTCGCGGCGAAAGCGGTGGCACCATCTGCTCCTCAGCTTATGTCAAAGCGTTGGAGATCATTGACTCACGATATCCTCCTTCACTGTACAACATCTATCCATTTCATTTCTCAGACGGGGACAACCTGACGAGTGACAATGAGCGTTGTGTGCGACTCATTAAAGAGCTGCTTGAGCGCTCTAACATTTTCGGCTACGGGGAAGTAAATCAGTACAACAGGAGCAGTACACTTATGTCGGCGTATAAGCATATAGAGCATCAGCAGTTTCTGTACTATGTCATTAAAGAGAAAGCTGAGATCTATCAGGCGTTGAAAACTTTCTTTCGAAAAAGAGAAGGTACGGCGTGA
- a CDS encoding HD domain-containing phosphohydrolase: MSVYSKFIRDLFLNYILGSTIAVLGVGSLFIFSSLQIPSVEIWRLAGILFSSLLIMVTCELLILYRHLTPIRALFQKEHHTLEELQASYLQVHRFPLLAVKRIFGPHLLGLSVPAMSLAYIFIRLEWISIPYYYMGLAAVGALLVASLHAMIEFFLNVQAIRPMLSYIHRMAEDKFDVAISLDGRVLVSIQKKFQLSAFLIGTFPMFLFALAGQIRLNNLSGENSMEYWKWAAIILVTGIAFSSLGAWLLSRDIQTPIRTLYELMGGVQEGNFTKRAPDLYSDEFSKLVSGFNHMLEGLKTREKLNGQLLQSYFTTLAAALDARDTYTAGHSERVARYSVQIGMLAGMNRVDLDILQKTALLHDIGKIGVRDAVLLKEGKLTDEEFDVIKLHPVLGEKILLQIEPAEAMADLLPGVRSHHEQYNGRGYPDGLSGENIPYMGRVIAIADAFDAMTSDRPYRKGMSMEKAISILESGKGEQWDPLLTGLFVEWVKTNLIMELDRGQDELDLGKKELA, translated from the coding sequence ATGAGCGTATATTCGAAATTTATTCGTGATCTCTTCCTTAACTACATACTTGGCTCAACAATAGCTGTTCTAGGAGTAGGTAGCTTGTTTATTTTCTCCTCTCTGCAGATTCCATCTGTGGAAATTTGGAGATTAGCTGGCATTCTGTTCTCATCTCTGTTAATTATGGTTACTTGTGAGCTGCTTATACTCTATCGTCACTTGACTCCAATTCGTGCGCTATTCCAGAAAGAGCATCACACCCTTGAAGAGCTGCAAGCCAGCTACCTCCAAGTCCATCGCTTCCCCTTGTTAGCTGTCAAAAGAATTTTCGGACCGCATCTGCTCGGTTTATCTGTTCCTGCAATGAGTTTGGCATATATTTTCATCCGTCTAGAATGGATCAGTATTCCCTACTACTATATGGGACTAGCAGCTGTTGGCGCTTTGCTGGTCGCTTCCCTACATGCGATGATTGAATTTTTCCTTAATGTACAAGCGATTAGACCGATGCTCAGCTACATCCACAGAATGGCCGAGGATAAGTTTGACGTGGCTATTTCCTTGGATGGCCGTGTATTAGTGTCTATTCAGAAAAAATTTCAGCTCAGTGCTTTTCTAATTGGTACATTCCCTATGTTCCTATTCGCGCTCGCTGGTCAAATTCGCTTAAATAACCTGTCCGGGGAAAATAGTATGGAATATTGGAAGTGGGCAGCCATCATTCTTGTTACAGGAATCGCTTTCTCTTCTTTAGGCGCTTGGCTGCTATCACGAGACATTCAGACGCCTATTCGCACCCTATATGAATTAATGGGCGGAGTGCAGGAAGGGAATTTTACGAAGCGTGCACCTGATTTATATTCTGATGAATTTTCCAAGCTGGTATCGGGCTTTAATCATATGCTGGAAGGGCTCAAAACACGGGAAAAGCTGAATGGGCAGCTTTTACAAAGCTATTTTACGACGCTGGCTGCTGCACTTGATGCGAGAGACACTTATACAGCTGGTCATTCTGAAAGAGTTGCCAGGTATTCCGTTCAGATCGGGATGCTTGCTGGAATGAATCGAGTGGATTTGGATATTTTGCAGAAGACAGCGCTGTTGCATGATATCGGAAAAATCGGGGTTAGAGATGCGGTATTGTTAAAGGAAGGGAAGCTCACGGACGAAGAGTTTGATGTCATTAAGCTGCATCCCGTCCTCGGGGAGAAAATATTACTACAAATCGAGCCAGCAGAAGCAATGGCTGATTTGTTGCCTGGCGTGCGCTCCCACCATGAGCAATATAACGGCAGGGGCTATCCCGACGGCTTGTCCGGAGAAAATATCCCCTACATGGGCCGAGTCATTGCCATTGCGGACGCATTCGACGCCATGACATCGGACCGCCCCTACCGAAAAGGCATGTCAATGGAGAAGGCGATCAGCATCCTCGAGTCAGGAAAAGGGGAACAATGGGACCCCCTTCTGACAGGTTTATTCGTCGAATGGGTGAAGACGAATTTGATTATGGAGCTGGACCGTGGGCAAGACGAGCTCGACCTCGGCAAAAAGGAGCTGGCCTAG
- a CDS encoding aldose epimerase family protein has protein sequence MNISIRESKHKGYESYIMESDDIKLELVPELGAKIVSIVYKQSGKEWLLDPGKRSLEKPDPASRFVDCDMSGWDECFPTIDYCVIDQEQPIALPDHGEVWSLAWHCEADNESITCTVDGVCLPYKLSRRITFLSANQIRMSYHVENKGTASLPFLWVPHPQFQVSEKTRILLPDSIKDMLCIYGGKKLSAGVKYDWTEHDLVLPEPVGDGRKFYAEGNVSEGWCGLQGEETGDFLLMSVCPDAVPYLGIWIDEGLVNDRSAIALEPSIGYYDSLSRALGNGTAHILKPAEAFEWSLDLFVGSGDGRASINKLL, from the coding sequence GTGAATATTAGCATTCGTGAGAGCAAGCATAAAGGCTACGAGTCTTATATTATGGAAAGCGATGATATTAAGCTGGAGTTAGTGCCCGAGCTCGGCGCAAAGATTGTCTCAATAGTCTATAAGCAATCCGGTAAAGAATGGCTGCTTGATCCAGGGAAGCGTTCCTTGGAAAAGCCTGACCCGGCCTCAAGATTCGTCGATTGTGACATGAGCGGCTGGGATGAATGCTTCCCGACAATAGATTACTGTGTTATAGATCAAGAGCAGCCTATTGCATTACCTGATCATGGGGAGGTTTGGTCACTCGCTTGGCATTGTGAAGCGGATAACGAATCGATCACTTGCACGGTGGATGGCGTATGTCTTCCTTATAAATTGAGCAGAAGAATAACCTTCCTCTCTGCTAATCAAATACGTATGAGTTATCACGTAGAGAATAAAGGGACTGCAAGTCTGCCCTTCCTATGGGTGCCACATCCTCAATTCCAAGTCTCAGAGAAGACAAGAATACTTTTGCCGGATTCCATTAAGGACATGTTATGTATATATGGAGGCAAAAAGCTGTCGGCCGGGGTTAAGTACGATTGGACAGAGCATGATCTTGTATTACCTGAACCGGTTGGTGATGGAAGAAAGTTCTATGCAGAAGGTAATGTTTCCGAGGGCTGGTGCGGCTTGCAAGGAGAGGAGACGGGTGATTTCCTCCTTATGTCCGTCTGTCCAGATGCTGTTCCTTACTTAGGGATTTGGATTGATGAGGGATTAGTTAATGACAGATCTGCCATTGCGCTGGAGCCTAGTATTGGCTATTACGATTCTTTATCGCGGGCTTTAGGCAACGGAACGGCTCATATCTTGAAGCCAGCTGAAGCATTCGAGTGGAGCTTGGATTTGTTTGTTGGATCAGGTGATGGAAGAGCTTCTATAAATAAACTGTTATAA
- the cysK gene encoding cysteine synthase A: MSRIAKNLTDLMGNTPLLELTNFSLKHQLESKIIAKLEYFNPAGSVKDRIGLAMIRDAEEKGYINKDSIIIEPTSGNTGVGLAFAAAALGYRLIITLPESFSVERRKILIALGAELVLTPAPEGMSGAIKKAEEIAASIPNSYVPQQFKNPANPDIHKKTTAEEIWRDTDGEVDIFVGGVGTGGTISGVGEVLKAKKPTVKIIAVEPFDSPVLSGGTKGLHKIQGIGAGFVPDNFNRAVVDEIIQVKNEDAFETTRQLARNEGLLVGISSGAAVFAALQLARRPENKDKKIVVLLPDTGERYLSTTALFPEA, from the coding sequence TTGTCTAGAATTGCAAAGAACCTTACAGATCTCATGGGGAATACCCCATTATTAGAGCTAACTAACTTTTCGCTGAAGCATCAGCTGGAGTCGAAGATTATCGCTAAATTGGAGTATTTTAATCCGGCTGGGAGTGTTAAAGACCGAATTGGGTTGGCTATGATTAGAGACGCAGAGGAAAAAGGATATATAAATAAAGACTCCATAATAATAGAACCAACCAGTGGAAATACAGGCGTAGGTCTTGCATTTGCTGCGGCAGCCTTAGGATATAGATTAATTATTACCCTTCCTGAAAGTTTCAGCGTCGAGCGTAGAAAGATTTTAATTGCATTAGGTGCAGAATTAGTTCTAACCCCAGCGCCAGAAGGCATGTCCGGTGCCATTAAGAAAGCCGAAGAGATTGCTGCTTCAATTCCTAATTCATATGTACCACAGCAATTTAAAAATCCAGCTAACCCAGACATACATAAGAAAACAACTGCTGAAGAAATTTGGAGAGATACAGATGGCGAAGTTGATATTTTTGTCGGTGGTGTTGGTACAGGAGGAACAATTTCAGGAGTAGGTGAAGTTCTCAAGGCCAAAAAACCTACAGTAAAGATCATCGCAGTTGAACCCTTTGATTCGCCCGTTCTTTCTGGAGGGACCAAGGGGCTGCACAAGATTCAAGGAATCGGAGCGGGGTTTGTACCCGATAATTTCAATAGAGCTGTAGTGGATGAGATCATTCAAGTAAAAAATGAAGATGCATTCGAAACTACAAGACAGCTTGCGAGGAACGAAGGTCTACTAGTAGGGATTTCCTCGGGTGCTGCCGTATTTGCTGCATTACAACTGGCTAGAAGACCAGAAAATAAAGATAAAAAGATTGTTGTACTTCTTCCAGATACAGGCGAGCGATATCTCTCGACAACAGCGCTCTTCCCGGAAGCATAA
- a CDS encoding exonuclease SbcCD subunit D, which produces MKFIHTADWHLGKLVQGVYMTEDQRYVLQQLLEVVEQERPDAVVIAGDLYDRAIPPTDAVDLLDELFQKIVIELNTPLLAISGNHDSPDRLNFGTAIMEARGLHLVGQLKPTIKPVVLQDEHGEVHFHLVPYADPAQVRYTFEDEEIRTHDEAMNAIVTRIKASMNPAARHVFVGHAFVTPGARPEENTSQSERPLSIGGAEYVHSEYFKCFQYTALGHLHQAHHVSDETIRYSGSPLKYSISEEIHRKGFLIVEIDAAGAVTVDKRELKPRRDMRRVIAPIEEIERHAICEDYVFVTLLNDNPVLFPMEKVRAVYPNALHVERKVTVVTGGGTDEADSEIKARREADPVALFAAFYQEVKGVPLSDDKHKLFAETYANVLREEGGAG; this is translated from the coding sequence ATGAAATTTATACATACGGCTGATTGGCACTTAGGAAAGCTTGTGCAGGGCGTTTATATGACGGAGGATCAGCGTTACGTGCTACAGCAATTGCTGGAAGTGGTTGAGCAAGAGCGCCCGGATGCCGTTGTCATTGCTGGGGATCTCTATGATCGCGCAATTCCTCCTACAGATGCGGTCGATTTGTTGGACGAGCTGTTCCAGAAAATTGTAATTGAACTGAACACGCCGCTGCTTGCTATTTCTGGCAATCATGATAGTCCGGATCGACTTAACTTCGGGACGGCTATCATGGAGGCCAGAGGGCTACATTTAGTAGGTCAGCTGAAGCCAACGATCAAGCCAGTTGTATTGCAGGACGAGCATGGAGAGGTTCATTTCCACCTTGTGCCCTATGCGGATCCAGCACAGGTTCGTTACACGTTCGAAGACGAAGAAATCCGTACTCATGACGAGGCTATGAATGCAATTGTGACGCGGATTAAGGCTTCGATGAATCCAGCCGCTAGACACGTGTTCGTTGGACATGCTTTCGTAACGCCTGGTGCGAGACCTGAGGAAAATACAAGCCAATCCGAACGACCTTTATCCATTGGTGGGGCGGAGTATGTGCATTCTGAGTACTTCAAGTGTTTTCAATATACGGCGCTCGGTCATTTGCATCAAGCCCATCACGTATCGGATGAGACAATTCGGTATTCGGGCTCCCCACTGAAATATTCGATATCTGAGGAAATCCATCGCAAGGGCTTCTTAATTGTAGAAATAGATGCTGCAGGTGCCGTTACTGTGGATAAAAGAGAGCTTAAGCCACGTCGGGACATGCGTCGTGTCATTGCTCCCATCGAGGAAATTGAGCGGCATGCGATATGCGAGGATTATGTGTTTGTTACGCTGCTGAATGATAACCCGGTTCTTTTTCCAATGGAGAAGGTTCGTGCGGTGTACCCTAATGCGCTTCATGTTGAACGTAAAGTAACCGTAGTTACTGGGGGTGGAACCGACGAGGCTGATAGCGAGATTAAGGCAAGGCGAGAGGCGGATCCAGTGGCGCTATTCGCTGCTTTTTATCAGGAGGTTAAGGGTGTTCCGTTGTCAGACGACAAGCACAAGCTATTCGCAGAAACCTATGCCAACGTGCTTCGTGAGGAAGGGGGAGCGGGATGA